The following are encoded together in the Drosophila biarmipes strain raj3 chromosome 3L, RU_DBia_V1.1, whole genome shotgun sequence genome:
- the LOC108035165 gene encoding collagen alpha-2(IV) chain, producing MLPFRLGLLLGAVLLVASANGAAIENVSANEDELAGLADLQREKRSGRGYSRGQTQSQYLNFGKPEQDGKAEAEANENGSRSTVSGTHGMGQAQSQFSSGDCNGCAGYQTDYPPSGRILDASGPAGGGRPDSIISLPGGQAGAGLPGYGGQPGVSGQAGYGGQPGVGGQTGATQPGYVGQPGVGDQTGISGGQPGYASQPGVGGQTGVGTGQPGYGGQPGVGGQTGAGQPGYGSQPGVGGQTGGGQPGYAGQPGVGGQTGAGIGQPGYIGQPGVGGQTGAAQPGYGSQPGFGGQTEAGQPGYGGQPGVGGQTGAETGQPGYGRQPGVGGQTGVGQPGYGGQPGVSGQAGYGGQPGVDGQTGAGQPGYGGQPGVGGQSGYGGQPGVGGQTGAEQPGYGGQPGVGGTSGAGTGQPGYGGQPGVSGQAGYGGQPGVGGQTGSGQPGYGGQPGVSGQAGYGGQPGVGGQTGAGQPGYGGQPGVGGTSGAGTGQPGYGSQPGVGDQTGISGGQLGYGSQPGVGGQAGAGQPGYGGQPGVGGQSGISGGQPGYGSQPGVGGQTGVGTGQPGYGGQPGVGGQTGVGQQGYGGQPGVSGQAAYGGQPGVGGQTGAGQPGYGGQPGVGQSGISGGQPGYGSQPGVGGQTGAGQPSYGGQPRVGGQTGATAGQPGYGGQPGVGGQTGISGVQPGYGTQPGVGGSQPGYGTQLGYGTQPGYGTQQGVGGQSGIGGSQQGYGTQPGAGAYGTQPGVGGQPGYGTGLFGSQPRTVSQPGYGTEGQQPGFSQLGGSPAYGTQPGYIKQPGFSTQSGVSGQPGVGSGQPGYGTQPGTGVAPGYGTQPGVGGQAGLGGGQPGYGTLPGVGGQSGIGGTQPGVGGQTGLGGGQPGYGSQPGLGGQTGLSGGQPGYGTQPGVGGQTGLGGGQPGYGTLPRVGGQTGLGGGQPGYGTQPGVGGQTGLGGGSPGYGTQPGVGGQTGLGGRQAGYGTQPGVGGQTGLGGGQPGYGTQPGVGGQTGLGGGQPGYGTQPGVGGQTGLGGGQPGYGTQPGVGGQTGLGGGQPGYGTQPGVGGQTGLGGGQPGYGIQPGAGGAQGYGTQPGVGGGPSGYGIQPGVGGQTGVIGGQPGFGSQPGVGGSPAYGTQPGVGGQTGIGGGQPGVGGLIGAGQPGYGTQPGIGGTTGSGVGQPGYGTQTGQIGAPGRYSDGTGLVPGGVGSAGGVGGTGGVGGTAGVGGVVPVGAAGADDAYSQAESTIGDGQASASAQGKKNGGTAKTQVSGTYSSGGTFSASAMTSDADRAASAQVTGNADGAVSQSQGSGGPAQSQAQVQVAKDGGTKASSQSGGIIQQSQSEVHANDKGGLADAQSSGPGQTSSQAQIGFRPGQEANPPAANGGGQASSSSGTHSSQSSSQIHGTSSFGVSYHGAAQSASGTKEQVATYREQNRELFNTISQFGNNGNAVTDRADTVYSGPALTEESDSVPEVQLKSNKPKVEAEQPESKADQSEAVQYEDDTDEYDDDEYYNEKPLKIEESPESASIVRQPTPKPKVYEQSSPSQSQKTVVVPRSGDKYQVVQNQNGKVISHAEPSTTEAVPPGFRGTVNVEKKFHTKALELQAPSRVEITPDAKEEGPVRGDKPTRRAPDSYVTVTKSVTGSMDNSKNPPQENKNFQSTYFTKSSTCGYFTFSCNIVYGANGRSKICRPKAPTNGKC from the exons ATGTTGCCCTTTCGCCTGGGCCTGCTACTTGGCGCCGTGCTTCTAGTGGCAAGCGCAAATGGAGCTGCCATC GAAAATGTGTCAGCGAACGAGGATGAGCTTGCTGGTCTTGCCGATTTGCAGAGGGAAAAGAGAAGCGGCAGGGGCTA TTCAAGGGGACAAACCCAGTCTCAGTACTtaaacttcggcaagcccGAACAGGACGGAAAGGCCGAGGCGGAGGCCAACGAAAATGGATCTCGCTCAACTGTCT CTGGCACTCATGGAATGGGTCAGGCCCAGAGTCAGTTCTCGTCCGGAGACTGCAATGGATGTGCTGGCTATCAAACGGACTACCCTCCCTCCGGGAGAATTCTTGATGCTAGTGGACCCGCTGGAGGCGGCAGACCCGATTCAATTATAAGCTTGCCCGGCGGACAGGCAGGAGCCGGACTACCAGGATACGGAGGCCAGCCTGGAGTTAGTGGACAGGCAGGATACGGAGGTCAGCCTGGAGTTGGTGGACAGACAGGAGCCACACAACCAGGATACGTAGGTCAGCCTGGAGTAGGCGATCAGACAGGAATCAGTGGAGGACAGCCAGGATACGCATCTCAACCTGGGGTTGGTGGACAGACCGGAGTCGGAACTGGACAACCAGGATACGGAGGTCAGCCCGGAGTGGGCGGACAGACAGGAGCCGGACAACCAGGATACGGAAGCCAGCCTGGAGTTGGTGGACAGACAGGAGGCGGACAACCAGGATACGCAGGTCAGCCTGGAGTTGGTGGACAAACTGGAGCCGGAATTGGACAACCAGGATACATAGGTCAGCCTGGAGTTGGTGGACAGACAGGAGCCGCACAACCAGGATACGGAAGCCAGCCTGGATTTGGTGGACAAACCGAAGCCGGACAACCTGGATACGGAGGGCAGCCTGGAGTTGGTGGACAAACTGGAGCCGAAACTGGACAACCAGGATACGGACGTCAGCCCGGAGTTGGCGGACAGACAGGAGTCGGACAACCAGGATACGGAGGTCAGCCTGGAGTAAGTGGACAGGCAGGATACGGAGGTCAGCCTGGAGTTGACGGACAGACAGGAGCCGGACAACCAGGATACGGAGGTCAGCCTGGAGTTGGTGGTCAGTCAGGATACGGAGGTCAGCCTGGAGTTGGTGGACAGACAGGAGCCGAACAACCGGGCTATGGAGGTCAACCTGGTGTTGGTGGAACATCTGGAGCCGGAACTGGACAACCAGGATACGGAGGTCAGCCTGGAGTAAGTGGACAGGCAGGATACGGAGGTCAGCCTGGAGTTGGCGGACAGACCGGATCCGGGCAACCAGGATACGGAGGTCAGCCTGGAGTTAGTGGACAGGCAGGATACGGAGGTCAGCCTGGAGTTGGCGGACAGACAGGAGCCGGACAACCAGGATACGGAGGTCAGCCTGGAGTTGGTGGAACATCTGGAGCCGGAACTGGACAACCAGGATACGGAAGTCAGCCTGGAGTTGGCGATCAGACAGGAATCAGTGGAGGACAGCTAGGGTATGGATCTCAACCGGGAGTTGGTGGGCAAGCAGGAGCCGGTCAACCTGGGTACGGAGGGCAGCCTGGAGTTGGTGGTCAGTCAGGAATCAGTGGAGGACAGCCAGGATACGGATCTCAACCTGGAGTTGGTGGACAAACCGGAGTCGGAACTGGACAACCAGGATACGGAGGTCAGCCCGGAGTAGGCGGACAGACAGGAGTCGGACAACAAGGCTACGGAGGTCAGCCTGGAGTTAGTGGACAGGCAGCATACGGAGGTCAGCCTGGAGTTGGCGGACAGACAGGAGCCGGACAACCAGGATACGGAGGTCAGCCTGGAGTTGGTCAGTCAGGAATCAGTGGAGGACAGCCAGGATACGGATCTCAACCTGGAGTTGGCGGACAGACAGGAGCCGGACAACCAAGCTACGGAGGTCAGCCTAGAGTTGGTGGACAAACTGGAGCCACAGCTGGACAACCCGGATATGGAGGCCAACCTGGAGTTGGCGGTCAGACAGGAATCAGTGGAGTTCAGCCAGGATACGGAACTCAACCTGGAGTTGGAGGAAGTCAACCTGGATACGGCACTCAACTTGGATATGGAACTCAGCCTGGATATGGAACTCAACAGGGAGTCGGAGGTCAATCGGGAATTGGCGGCAGCCAACAAGGATACGGTACCCAACCTGGTGCTGGAGCATACGGCACACAGCCTGGAGTTGGAGGTCAACCTGGATACGGAACAGGCCTGTTCGGAAGCCAACCCCGAACTGTTTCTCAGCCCGGATACGGAACGGAAGGTCAACAGCCCGGTTTTAGCCAGCTTGGCGGTTCTCCCGCATACGGAACTCAGCCAGGATATATTAAACAACCAGGATTCAGCACTCAATCTGGTGTTAGTGGTCAACCTGGGGTCGGAAGTGGTCAACCGGGATATGGAACTCAGCCTGGTACTGGTGTAGCGCCAGGATACGGAACTCAGCCAGGAGTTGGTGGCCAAGCGGGACTCGGTGGAGGACAACCAGGATATGGAACTCTGCCAGGAGTTGGCGGACAATCGGGTATCGGCGGAACTCAGCCAGGAGTTGGTGGACAAACGGGTCTCGGTGGCGGACAACCAGGATATGGATCTCAGCCAGGACTTGGTGGACAAACGGGTCTAAGTGGAGGACAACCAGGATATGGAACTCAGCCAGGAGTTGGTGGACAAACGGGTCTCGGTGGAGGACAACCAGGATATGGAACTCTTCCAAGAGTTGGTGGACAAACGGGACTCGGTGGAGGACAACCAGGATATGGAACTCAGCCAGGAGTTGGTGGACAAACGGGTCTCGGTGGAGGATCACCAGGATATGGAACTCAACCAGGAGTTGGTGGACAAACGGGACTCGGTGGAAGACAAGCAGGATATGGAACTCAACCAGGAGTTGGTGGACAAACGGGCCTTGGTGGAGGACAACCAGGATATGGAACTCAGCCAGGAGTTGGTGGACAAACGGGTCTCGGTGGAGGACAACCAGGATATGGAACTCAACCAGGAGTTGGTGGACAAACGGGTCTCGGTGGAGGACAACCAGGATATGGAACCCAACCAGGAGTTGGTGGACAAACGGGTCTCGGTGGAGGACAACCAGGATATGGAACTCAGCCAGGAGTTGGTGGACAAACGGGTCTCGGTGGAGGACAACCAGGATATGGAATTCAGCCTGGAGCTGGTGGAGCACAAGGATATGGAACTCAACCAGGAGTCGGAGGCGGACCATCGGGATACGGAATTCAGCCTGGAGTGGGTGGACAGACAGGAGTCATCGGAGGACAGCCTGGCTTCGGTTCTCAACCTGGCGTTGGTGGATCACCAGCTTACGGAACTCAACCAGGAGTGGGTGGACAAACTGGAATCGGAGGCGGGCAACCCGGAGTGGGTGGACTGATAGGAGCAGGTCAACCGGGATATGGAACTCAGCCTGGAATTGGCGGTACGACAGGGTCTGGAGTGGGTCAGCCAGGTTACGGAACGCAGACAGGTCAAATTGGAGCACCTGGACGCTACTCAGATGGCACCGGATTGGTTCCTGGTGGTGTGGGAAGCGCTGGTGGTGTTGGAGGCACTGGAGGTGTCGGAGGCACTGCTGGTGTTGGAGGTGTAG TTCCTGTCGGCGCTGCTGGAGCGGACGACGCCTACTCCCAAGCCGAGTCCACTATCGGCGACGGGCAGGCCTCGGCGAGTGCTCAGGGTAAGAAGAACGGAGGCACGGCCAAGACCCAGGTGTCTGGAACCTACAGCTCGGGCGGAACCTTCAGCGCCAGTGCGATGACATCGGATGCGGATCGTGCGGCCAGTGCCCAGGTCACCGGAAACGCCGATGGCGCTGTGAGCCAGTCGCAGGGATCAGGAGGTCCTGCCCAGTCGCAGGCCCAGGTGCAGGTGGCCAAGGATGGCGGCACCAAGGCCTCCTCGCAGAGCGGTGGCATCATCCAACAGAGTCAGAGCGAGGTGCATGCCAACGACAAGGGCGGCCTGGCGGACGCCCAGTCAAGCGGACCCGGTCAAACGTCGTCTCAGGCCCAGATCGGCTTCCGTCCCGGCCAGGAAGCCAATCCGCCAGCGGCCAATGGCGGCGGCCAGGCCTCGTCCTCATCTGGCACCCACTCCAGTCAGAGTAGCTCCCAGATTCACGGAACCTCCAG CTTTGGCGTTTCGTACCATGGTGCTGCCCAATCCGCGTCTGGAACCAAGGAGCAGGTGGCCACTTACAGGGAACAGAATCGGGAACTCTTTAACACCATCAGTCAGTTCGGCAACAATGGCAATGC AGTTACTGATCGTGCTGATACTGTCTACAGTGGACCAGCGCTCACTGAGGAATCCGACAGTGTGCCCGAGGTGCAGCTGAAGTCAAACAAGCCCAAGGTAGAAGCTGAGCAACCTGAAAGCAAGGCAGACCAGTCGGAGGCCGTTCAGTACGAGGACGACACCGATGAATATGATGACGATGAGTACTACAACGAGAAGCCACTGAAGATAGAGGAAAGCCCCGAGTCTGCTAGCATTGTGAGGCAACCGACTCCGAAACCCAAGGTCTACGAGCAGTCCTCGCCCTCGCAAAGCCAAAAGACTGTCGTGGTACCGCGGTCAGGTGATAAGTACCAAGTGGTGCAAAACCAGAACGGCAAGGTCATCAGCCATGCCGAACCTTCGACCACCGAGGCCGTACCACCAGGCTTCCGAGGCACCGTCAATGTGGAAAAGAAGTTCCACACCAAGGCTCTGGAGTTGCAAGCCCCCAGCAGGGTGGAGATTACCCCCGATGCCAAGGAAGAAGGTCCGGTTCGAGGTGACAAGCCTACACGGCGTGCTCCGGACAGCTATGTCACCGTCACCAAGTCGGTGACCGGCAGCATGGACAACAGCAAGAATCCGCCCCAGGAGAACAAGAACTTCCAGTCCACATACTTCACCAAGTCCTCGACTTGCGGCTACTTCACCTTCTCCTGCAACATTGTTTACGGTGCCAATGGAAGGAGCAAGATCTGCCGGCCCAAGGCACCCACCAATGGCAAGTGCTAG